In one window of Erythrolamprus reginae isolate rEryReg1 chromosome 1, rEryReg1.hap1, whole genome shotgun sequence DNA:
- the TMEM221 gene encoding transmembrane protein 221, with protein sequence MLSQYGHRALGALLLLGTASGLVAVLASMLLFQIEGFVSRFQTPWILRLSPVSAALASLGLVLSLSCLLLSLLHGYCGAERCAASGGALGSERGDWFLLQSRKVRHVAVGVFCCAVLAYLAALLIYAMMAFERPTGIACACIFSSGIVVLIITVIHAIVRASRPSPGELSHDLYENNSAQSIETPAVVPPPSDGPKVTSSQSRPEIHPELSYLPYVEQKSHQTTPASSTNVTSVDSIAPTLEKEGCSVPRMHRTLSVESGLLLSHGVRQEMRKILSHKPGRSGKGSTLV encoded by the exons ATGCTCTCCCAATACGGACACCGCGCTTTGGGCGCGCTGCTGCTCTTGGGCACCGCCTCGGGCTTGGTGGCCGTGCTGGCTTCGATGCTGCTCTTCCAGATCGAAGGATTCGTCAGCCGCTTCCAGACCCCGTGGATCCTGAGACTGAGCCCCGTCTCGGCCGCCCTGGCTTCGCTGGGCTTGGTGCTGAGCCTGAGCTGCCTGCTCCTCAGCCTCCTGCACGGCTACTGCGGCGCCGAGCGGTGCGCGGCCTCGGGAGGCGCGCTGGGCAGCGAGAG AGGCGACTGGTTCCTGCTGCAGAGTCGAAAAGTGAGGCATGTAGCTGTTGGTGTGTTTTGCTGCGCTGTTTTAGCCTACCTAGCAG CCCTCTTGATCTACGCGATGATGGCATTTGAGAGACCAACAGGAATTGCCTGTGCTTGTATCTTCTCCTCTGGGATCGTCGTTTTGATCATTACGGTGATCCACGCAATCGTCCGGGCATCCAGGCCTAGCCCAGGAGAATTGTCACACGATCTTTACGAGAACAACTCGGCCCAGAGCATCGAAACGCCAGCCGTCGTCCCGCCTCCCAGCGATGGTCCGAAAGTGACCTCTTCACAGTCGCGTCCGGAAATCCACCCGGAGCTTTCGTACCTGCCCTACGTGGAACAGAAGTCCCACCAAACCACCCCAGCGAGCAGCACCAATGTCACGTCCGTGGACAGTATTGCACCAACCCTGGAGAAAGAAGGCTGTAGTGTCCCCAGAATGCACCGGACACTTTCGGTGGAGTCCGGCCTTCTGTTGAGCCACGGGGTGAGGCAGGAAATGAGGAAAATCCTGTCTCACAAACCGGGGAGATCAGGCAAAGGTTCGACCTTGGTGTGA